A genomic window from Populus alba chromosome 19, ASM523922v2, whole genome shotgun sequence includes:
- the LOC118042932 gene encoding uncharacterized protein, with translation MDLNWLSAILVGAGCLALGYCIGTRCPSFIFLRLTPKVLKDTKTNPSPHGNKKNKSKEPFEIDKLADILDDFKMVLVVRNDLKMGKGKIAAQCSHATLGLYKKLLNRAPKALNRWEICAQPKVVVKIESEEDMLVLQERAKSLKLPTHITIDAGRTQIAPNSRTVMAILGPVEVVDDVTGGLKLL, from the exons ATGGATTTGAATTGGCTTAGTGCCATATTAGTTGGGGCAGGCTGCCTTGCTTTAGGTTACTGCATTGGGACACGCTGCCCTTCATTCATCTTTTTAAGGTTAACACCAAAAGTGCTTAAAGACACCAAAACCAACCCTAGTCCTCATGGGAACAAGAAAAACAAGTCCAAAGAACCATTTGAGATTGATAAGCTGGCTGATATTCTTGATGATTTCAAGATG GTGTTGGTTGTCAGAAACGATCTTAAGATGGGAAAAGGGAAAATTGCAGCTCAATGCAG TCATGCAACTTTGGGCCTGTATAAAAAGCTTCTTAACCGAGCACCTAAGGCTTTAAACAG GTGGGAGATATGTGCTCAGCCAAAGGTGGTCGTGAAAATTGAAAGTGAGGAGGATATGCTTGTTTTGCAA GAGAGGGCAAAATCACTTAAACTACCAACCCATATTACTATTGATGCTGGAAGGACACAGATTGCTCCAA ATTCAAGAACAGTGATGGCTATTCTTG GACCTGTTGAAGTGGTTGATGATGTCACAGGTGGACTGAAGCTTTTGTAG